From one Phorcysia thermohydrogeniphila genomic stretch:
- a CDS encoding deoxycytidylate deaminase, producing the protein MPRPSWDEYFMSIAEMVSTRSTCLRRKVGAVLVKDKRIISTGYNGPPSGLKHPEEVGCLREKLGIPSGERHELCRGLHAEQNAIIQAALHGVSTKGAVLYCTHCPCSLCVKMLINAGITKVIYKEGYPDWLAKEIAKEANLPLIQYQKEL; encoded by the coding sequence ATGCCGAGGCCCTCTTGGGACGAGTACTTTATGTCCATTGCTGAAATGGTCTCAACCCGTTCTACGTGCCTTAGGAGGAAGGTAGGGGCTGTTCTCGTTAAGGATAAGAGGATAATCTCAACTGGCTACAACGGTCCTCCTTCTGGGCTTAAACACCCAGAGGAGGTTGGTTGTCTCAGGGAAAAACTTGGAATTCCCAGCGGCGAGAGGCACGAGCTCTGCCGTGGCCTTCACGCTGAGCAGAACGCAATCATTCAGGCGGCCCTCCACGGCGTTTCAACAAAGGGAGCAGTCCTTTACTGTACCCACTGTCCTTGCTCCCTGTGCGTTAAGATGCTCATAAACGCAGGAATAACGAAGGTGATATACAAGGAAGGCTATCCCGACTGGCTTGCAAAGGAAATCGCAAAAGAGGCCAACCTGCCGCTCATCCAGTATCAAAAAGAACTTTAA
- the moaA gene encoding GTP 3',8-cyclase MoaA gives MKINYLRVSVTDRCNFRCRYCVPEGTKEFIPHSEILRYEEIAEIVGIFYEFGVNSVRLTGGEPLVRRGLENLILQIKERGIGEVSLTTNGFLLSEKAKLLKSCGLDRVNISIDTLDPEKFAYITGTKNKGALSKVIEGLETSLEAGLTPVKVNTVLIRGFNDSEVEDFIRFSENYEVEVRFIELMPVGGEFFTKENFIPASEIKRFIEERFGKLIPVKTRKKGPAKSFRIEGTQAVVGFISSVSEHFCNSCNRLRLTSDGKLRLCLMKDREIDLKSILRSPVYSRELLKKVILEALVEKRSVNGIEALRSLGCHRKMFTIGG, from the coding sequence ATGAAGATAAACTACCTTAGAGTTTCCGTTACCGACAGGTGCAACTTCAGGTGCCGTTACTGCGTTCCAGAAGGAACGAAGGAGTTCATCCCCCACAGCGAAATCCTGAGGTATGAAGAGATAGCCGAAATAGTAGGCATTTTCTATGAATTTGGAGTTAACTCTGTAAGGTTAACCGGAGGAGAGCCTTTAGTAAGGAGAGGTTTAGAGAACCTTATCCTGCAGATAAAAGAGAGAGGAATAGGAGAAGTCTCACTTACTACAAACGGTTTTTTGCTTTCTGAGAAAGCAAAACTTCTTAAGTCCTGCGGCCTTGATAGAGTAAACATCAGTATTGATACCCTTGACCCTGAAAAGTTTGCCTACATAACGGGAACAAAGAATAAAGGAGCTCTCTCTAAGGTCATAGAAGGGCTTGAAACTTCCTTAGAGGCCGGGCTAACGCCCGTTAAGGTAAATACCGTTCTGATAAGAGGGTTTAACGATTCAGAAGTAGAGGACTTCATTCGCTTTTCTGAAAATTACGAGGTTGAGGTTCGCTTTATAGAGCTCATGCCGGTTGGTGGAGAGTTCTTTACCAAGGAAAACTTTATACCGGCTTCAGAGATTAAGAGGTTCATAGAGGAAAGGTTTGGGAAGCTCATTCCGGTTAAGACCCGCAAGAAAGGGCCGGCAAAATCCTTTAGAATAGAAGGAACGCAGGCAGTTGTAGGCTTTATTTCGTCTGTTAGCGAGCATTTCTGTAACTCCTGTAACCGTTTAAGGCTGACTTCAGACGGTAAACTCCGCCTGTGTCTGATGAAAGACAGGGAGATTGACTTAAAGTCTATTCTTCGCTCCCCTGTCTATAGCAGGGAACTCCTCAAGAAGGTTATTTTAGAGGCACTTGTAGAAAAGCGTAGCGTTAACGGCATTGAAGCTTTAAGAAGTTTGGGGTGTCATAGAAAAATGTTCACAATTGGAGGTTAG
- a CDS encoding NHL repeat-containing protein has protein sequence MRLLLAVLLSLLSLAGALAEEIKGDWKFPSDIAVDGEKLFVVDGLNDRIAVYDLYGEHIGDIKVKAPFGIYAEKGLLYVTSQKGKLYVMDEYGNVEKELELEGRPIDVVRFGDKLFVTNGETNTIDVYSLDGELLERIGGKGSAPGQFVGVFLADRSKDLLFVVDSINARIQEFNFNGKLIDSFGNFGVEEGKLFRPKGVAYCNGVVVVSDCITGVVQTFNLHGGFLDVVAEDLYYPTALACSGDELFVLEPLKGKVSIFRIQGVR, from the coding sequence ATGAGACTTCTCTTGGCCGTGCTCCTTTCACTGCTTTCTTTAGCCGGAGCTCTTGCAGAGGAGATAAAGGGAGACTGGAAGTTCCCTTCCGATATAGCCGTTGACGGCGAGAAGCTCTTTGTGGTTGACGGACTCAACGACCGCATAGCCGTTTACGACCTTTACGGTGAGCACATCGGGGACATAAAAGTAAAAGCTCCCTTTGGAATTTACGCTGAGAAAGGGCTCCTCTACGTTACGAGCCAGAAGGGCAAGCTCTACGTAATGGACGAGTATGGAAATGTTGAGAAGGAGCTTGAGCTTGAAGGAAGGCCGATAGACGTTGTTAGGTTTGGCGACAAGCTCTTCGTAACGAACGGAGAGACCAACACAATTGACGTTTACAGCTTGGACGGGGAACTCTTAGAGAGAATTGGAGGAAAAGGTTCTGCGCCGGGACAGTTTGTGGGGGTCTTCCTTGCTGACAGGTCAAAGGACCTCCTCTTTGTTGTGGACTCCATCAACGCAAGGATTCAGGAGTTTAACTTTAACGGGAAGCTTATAGACTCTTTTGGAAACTTTGGCGTTGAAGAAGGGAAACTCTTTAGACCTAAGGGGGTTGCCTACTGTAACGGAGTAGTTGTTGTCTCTGACTGCATTACGGGAGTTGTTCAGACCTTTAACCTTCATGGAGGTTTCTTGGACGTCGTTGCTGAAGACCTTTACTACCCGACTGCTTTAGCCTGTAGTGGAGATGAACTTTTCGTCCTTGAACCGTTGAAGGGGAAAGTTTCCATATTCAGGATTCAAGGGGTAAGGTAA
- a CDS encoding cytochrome c3 family protein: protein MRKTLAILLTVLVLPGVSEAKLKKSMKKECLVCHENWLLETKVESPKLLSNRSLKAADKLMCLSCHDGSLADDRETFLGFGHFSHPVDKEVPKDFKLPKGFPTKDGKLYCGTCHTPHTETGSEKKLDYTFMRKPNVNSALCMECHKANAEHGMNHPILEDTADKLSDELIEKISLLGGRVTESGELQCESCHSPHKGKAKKALLKPVDRSQLCIVCHTDRLNSEEHKDYRNHPIHKDFPEEAEIALFEEKKAITKSVECMTCHKVHKEENKHLLVAKEEKLCSSCHVEEGKVSSTKHNIAGNSCKSCHTPHKAKGPKLWSREIPEDAYDYASIIEVKGKSDILCLSCHYTGNKIEGKEVVTVGTLTHPTGKSLKEKVNLPLPNKKLACVTCHDPHHAYDDGKESKFLRKERLSLCYTCHKSQTKVKEGAHGEIDKKRWKKGDCFACHNVHNAKDGYLSRVVYGEISPMEPAVDGFCLACHDPEGMAEHKVKESIYNEHPVGVKNPTNKLPGKKIACVTCHEPHSHEEELLRIPVKGDSALCLTCHTDKNLKGTSHDLLHNPEVKLSEEERKELLKGGACSACHTPHNPAYKVLWSRKLGKGRTINERMCNSCHSEGGLAADKTIGKHTHPFGREVTEKNLKMIKNSRLPLISQMTGHPAKRGESGVLDCATCHEPHNGADKKRLTRYTVEGDSSLCTACHTSEAAVVGTDHDMRVVGKKLKGGVCSACHVPHNAKNELLWAKEVKRVSGNRMSDYCLSCHTKGGLGESKVIKYYYHPSKDVKVKNLDRPGREGDWPLFTKDGKKVSVGGEIVCETCHNPHVWSKDGGAPHKPVEGNVLNSFLRNRTLKGSICVDCHGLDALYRYKFFHTKKVHQETPSYK, encoded by the coding sequence ATGAGGAAAACCTTAGCAATTCTTTTGACCGTTCTGGTTCTTCCGGGAGTTTCAGAGGCAAAGCTCAAGAAGAGTATGAAAAAAGAGTGTTTGGTCTGCCACGAGAACTGGTTGCTTGAGACAAAGGTGGAATCTCCGAAACTTTTAAGCAATAGGTCCTTAAAGGCTGCAGATAAGCTTATGTGCCTTTCCTGTCACGATGGTTCCCTTGCTGACGATAGGGAAACTTTCCTCGGCTTTGGTCACTTTTCCCACCCGGTAGACAAAGAAGTACCTAAGGACTTTAAGTTGCCGAAAGGCTTCCCAACTAAGGACGGAAAGCTCTACTGTGGAACTTGTCACACTCCCCACACTGAAACCGGTAGCGAGAAGAAACTTGACTACACCTTCATGAGGAAGCCGAACGTAAACTCTGCCCTCTGTATGGAATGCCACAAAGCGAACGCCGAGCACGGAATGAACCATCCCATTTTAGAGGATACTGCTGATAAGCTCAGCGATGAGCTAATAGAGAAAATTTCCCTTCTTGGTGGAAGGGTTACTGAGAGTGGGGAGCTCCAGTGTGAATCCTGCCACTCCCCTCATAAGGGAAAAGCCAAGAAAGCTCTGTTAAAGCCGGTTGACAGATCACAGCTTTGTATCGTCTGCCATACCGATAGGCTTAACTCTGAAGAGCATAAAGATTACAGAAATCACCCAATTCACAAAGACTTCCCCGAAGAGGCAGAGATAGCCCTATTTGAAGAGAAGAAGGCTATTACAAAATCTGTTGAGTGTATGACCTGCCACAAGGTTCACAAGGAGGAGAACAAACACCTCCTCGTGGCGAAAGAGGAAAAGCTCTGTTCCTCCTGCCACGTTGAGGAGGGTAAAGTTAGCTCTACAAAACACAATATCGCTGGTAACTCCTGTAAAAGCTGTCACACTCCTCATAAAGCAAAGGGTCCAAAGCTCTGGAGCAGGGAAATTCCAGAAGACGCCTATGACTACGCTTCAATCATAGAGGTCAAGGGTAAGAGTGATATCCTTTGTCTTTCCTGCCACTATACCGGGAACAAGATAGAAGGCAAGGAAGTTGTAACCGTTGGAACGCTTACACACCCGACGGGCAAGAGCTTAAAAGAGAAGGTTAATCTACCCCTCCCCAACAAAAAACTTGCCTGTGTTACCTGCCATGACCCTCACCACGCTTACGACGACGGTAAAGAGAGTAAGTTCTTGAGGAAGGAAAGGCTTTCCCTCTGCTACACGTGCCATAAATCTCAGACTAAGGTGAAAGAGGGAGCACACGGAGAGATAGACAAGAAGAGGTGGAAGAAGGGAGACTGTTTTGCCTGCCACAACGTTCACAACGCCAAGGACGGTTACCTTTCAAGGGTAGTTTACGGTGAAATATCCCCTATGGAACCTGCGGTTGACGGTTTCTGCTTAGCTTGCCACGACCCTGAAGGTATGGCTGAGCATAAGGTTAAAGAGTCTATCTACAACGAACACCCTGTTGGAGTAAAGAACCCAACGAATAAACTGCCCGGCAAGAAAATTGCCTGCGTTACCTGCCACGAGCCCCACTCCCACGAGGAGGAGCTCCTCAGAATTCCCGTAAAAGGAGATTCTGCTCTTTGCCTGACTTGCCATACAGATAAGAACCTTAAAGGAACTTCCCACGATTTACTTCACAACCCGGAAGTTAAGCTCTCAGAGGAAGAAAGGAAGGAACTCCTTAAAGGTGGAGCCTGCTCTGCCTGTCATACTCCTCACAATCCGGCGTACAAGGTTCTCTGGTCAAGGAAGCTTGGAAAAGGTAGAACTATAAACGAGAGGATGTGTAACTCTTGCCACTCTGAGGGTGGGTTGGCTGCCGATAAGACGATAGGAAAACATACCCACCCATTCGGTAGGGAAGTTACAGAGAAGAACCTTAAGATGATTAAGAATTCCAGACTTCCGCTCATAAGCCAGATGACAGGCCATCCGGCCAAGCGGGGTGAGTCCGGTGTCCTTGACTGTGCAACTTGCCACGAGCCCCACAACGGTGCCGACAAGAAGAGACTTACGAGGTACACAGTTGAAGGAGATAGCTCTCTCTGTACAGCCTGCCACACCAGCGAAGCGGCGGTTGTCGGTACAGACCACGATATGCGCGTTGTGGGTAAGAAGTTAAAGGGTGGCGTCTGCTCTGCATGCCACGTTCCCCACAACGCAAAAAATGAGCTTCTCTGGGCTAAGGAGGTTAAGAGAGTCTCCGGTAACAGAATGTCTGACTACTGCCTCTCCTGCCACACTAAGGGAGGACTTGGAGAGAGCAAGGTTATCAAGTACTACTACCATCCATCTAAGGACGTTAAGGTTAAAAACCTTGACAGGCCGGGAAGGGAAGGCGACTGGCCTCTCTTTACGAAGGATGGCAAGAAGGTAAGTGTCGGTGGAGAGATTGTCTGCGAGACTTGCCATAATCCACACGTCTGGAGTAAAGACGGAGGAGCTCCCCATAAACCTGTTGAGGGTAACGTCCTTAACAGCTTCCTGAGGAATAGAACCTTAAAGGGTAGCATCTGCGTTGACTGTCATGGACTTGACGCCCTTTACAGGTATAAATTCTTCCATACTAAGAAAGTTCACCAAGAAACCCCCTCTTACAAGTAG
- a CDS encoding cytochrome c3 family protein produces the protein MRKGIVLVGFLVFTAGEVLAATCGGKGYTGTENTYCLRCHSGCPTLHVVSEVKVKETECLRVPSDFPLKDGRMVCTTCHDMTSKGKDFLRAKKRLLKRFDFCFQCHNPDCYRQFNPHKTIASELTWEEKKKACIYCHGVGATLDAYKACVGCHTKTPHVGAPEHLFASKEKVRKLVEGKEGVLNITSMKELKPKVDESVLRERKPKVILVNGKIECITCHNPHPQIAFAAPPMDREWAEVAKRDLDYRLKKMKEKLEGFELKTEEVELMSRELTGGKLCQVCHSINSLK, from the coding sequence ATGAGGAAGGGAATAGTTTTAGTTGGATTCTTGGTCTTTACAGCTGGAGAGGTTCTTGCTGCTACCTGTGGAGGAAAAGGTTATACGGGAACGGAGAATACTTACTGTCTAAGGTGTCACTCTGGGTGCCCTACCCTTCACGTTGTCAGCGAGGTGAAGGTTAAAGAAACAGAGTGCCTGAGGGTGCCTTCTGATTTCCCCCTTAAAGACGGCAGGATGGTCTGCACGACGTGCCACGATATGACTTCTAAAGGAAAGGACTTTTTAAGGGCTAAGAAGAGGCTTTTAAAGAGGTTTGACTTCTGTTTCCAGTGTCACAATCCAGACTGCTACAGGCAGTTTAATCCCCATAAGACCATAGCTTCTGAGCTAACTTGGGAAGAAAAGAAAAAGGCGTGCATTTATTGTCACGGAGTAGGAGCAACCTTAGACGCTTACAAGGCCTGTGTTGGCTGTCATACTAAAACTCCCCACGTAGGAGCTCCAGAACACCTCTTTGCCTCTAAGGAAAAGGTCAGGAAGCTCGTAGAAGGAAAAGAGGGAGTTTTAAATATAACCTCTATGAAGGAACTTAAGCCGAAGGTAGATGAAAGCGTTTTAAGAGAGAGGAAACCGAAGGTTATTTTAGTAAACGGAAAAATAGAGTGTATTACCTGCCACAATCCCCACCCGCAGATAGCTTTTGCAGCTCCACCTATGGATAGAGAGTGGGCGGAAGTTGCTAAGAGAGACCTTGATTACAGGCTTAAGAAAATGAAAGAGAAGCTTGAAGGCTTTGAGCTTAAGACAGAAGAAGTTGAGCTAATGAGTAGGGAGCTTACGGGAGGTAAGCTCTGTCAGGTCTGTCATTCCATTAACTCGCTGAAGTAG
- a CDS encoding formate dehydrogenase subunit gamma, producing the protein MGLWEAFKKRFRIRPEQDKLLIVDGEKIMIQKFTLFQRLLHVGMFSTFIWQILSGYPLKFYNTEWAQVMIKLLGGIPGEMTIHRISGFIMFSDFMLTVLYIILILIANWDLAKKDFFGYFKIVPGPTDITFVHYIKYLLGLRKVPPDWDEYIWVDKFDFWGVGWGMFAIGITGWMLWLPEVFTGYLGLPPETIQIAYLMHSDEAVLALGWIALVHMYIVHYGPNKFPMDWIWLSGTASEIEWIEERPRSYRRIIKAVAENEPHLLEKYPFLKERYEFVLEVEKLPEEEMIKRMHEYAHHLLEKEVEGRTA; encoded by the coding sequence ATGGGACTCTGGGAGGCCTTCAAGAAGAGGTTTAGGATTAGACCCGAGCAGGACAAGCTTTTGATAGTTGACGGCGAAAAGATAATGATACAGAAGTTCACCCTCTTTCAAAGGCTCTTGCACGTGGGAATGTTTTCAACCTTCATATGGCAGATACTCTCAGGTTATCCCCTAAAGTTCTACAACACAGAGTGGGCCCAAGTAATGATAAAGCTGCTCGGTGGCATTCCGGGCGAGATGACCATTCACAGGATATCTGGATTCATAATGTTCTCTGACTTTATGCTTACCGTCCTTTACATAATACTCATACTGATAGCCAACTGGGACTTAGCCAAGAAGGATTTCTTTGGTTACTTCAAGATTGTTCCGGGACCGACGGATATTACGTTCGTTCACTACATCAAGTACCTCTTAGGACTTAGGAAAGTTCCTCCGGACTGGGACGAGTACATCTGGGTTGACAAGTTTGACTTCTGGGGTGTTGGATGGGGTATGTTTGCAATCGGTATTACCGGTTGGATGCTGTGGCTTCCTGAGGTCTTTACCGGTTACCTTGGACTACCTCCTGAAACTATTCAAATTGCCTACCTCATGCACTCAGACGAGGCAGTCTTGGCCCTTGGATGGATTGCCCTTGTCCACATGTACATCGTTCACTACGGACCTAACAAATTCCCTATGGACTGGATATGGCTCTCTGGAACGGCTTCAGAAATTGAGTGGATAGAGGAGAGGCCGAGAAGTTACAGGAGAATAATAAAGGCCGTAGCAGAGAACGAACCCCACCTCCTTGAAAAGTACCCGTTCTTAAAGGAGCGCTACGAGTTTGTCCTTGAAGTGGAGAAACTGCCCGAGGAGGAGATGATAAAGAGGATGCACGAGTACGCTCACCATCTCCTTGAAAAGGAAGTTGAAGGGAGGACTGCGTAA